Proteins co-encoded in one Candidatus Zixiibacteriota bacterium genomic window:
- a CDS encoding PAS domain S-box protein: MDDERSAVLKESSTANEVSRFTESYASFTRVINTLQRKYIELEEGFSAQNQELAEANTLLVELTERNLQATEFLNGILHSISAGVVAVDRDGRITHFNLAAERILGLKAEDVRGSLYRDMIPPGTPSEANALRTSQRAQPVESTERQIELTNGIRRFLSVSTAVMRDNEGQPAGAVEVFQDMTKMKKMEQEFARLNTLAAMGEMAATIAHEVRNPLSGIGGFAALLTQDLDKSDPRFRLADNIRRGVETLNHTVTTLLDYARSEKTNQTEVVLRDYLISTIRQFGQDNPTVSQDVDIVLGDILAEVDEPIEVSIDPILMKQVFRNLFANAIESFSGNGCIEINVEYLLQDEGVRQWGEKLLLESDEGVVVINIADDGPGIEKDNLEKIFAPFFTTRMDGNGLGLAMVWKIMKAHGGNIVAENRDSGGAVFRLLLPFRTNTDNMEHRA, encoded by the coding sequence ATGGATGACGAACGGAGTGCGGTTCTGAAGGAATCGAGTACGGCCAACGAAGTTTCACGCTTTACCGAGTCCTACGCATCGTTTACTCGAGTGATCAATACCCTCCAGCGCAAGTATATTGAGCTGGAAGAGGGATTTTCGGCACAGAACCAGGAACTTGCGGAGGCCAATACTCTACTTGTCGAGTTGACTGAACGTAATCTTCAGGCTACCGAGTTCCTCAACGGGATACTTCACTCAATCTCGGCCGGGGTCGTAGCGGTGGACCGAGACGGCCGCATTACCCACTTCAATCTGGCAGCGGAGCGTATTCTTGGTTTGAAGGCAGAGGATGTTCGAGGGAGTCTCTACCGGGATATGATCCCTCCTGGAACCCCGTCCGAGGCGAACGCATTGCGAACTTCGCAGCGTGCTCAACCGGTCGAGTCTACCGAGCGACAAATAGAGCTGACCAACGGCATCCGACGCTTCTTGTCGGTATCAACGGCGGTAATGCGCGACAATGAAGGGCAACCAGCGGGGGCGGTGGAAGTCTTTCAGGATATGACCAAGATGAAGAAGATGGAGCAGGAATTTGCGCGTCTTAACACCCTGGCTGCAATGGGGGAGATGGCAGCAACTATTGCGCACGAAGTGCGTAATCCACTTTCTGGAATTGGTGGCTTCGCGGCGTTGTTGACCCAGGACCTTGATAAATCCGATCCTCGGTTCCGATTGGCAGACAACATCCGTCGGGGCGTTGAAACGCTTAATCACACTGTTACAACCTTGTTGGACTATGCCCGGTCGGAGAAAACCAATCAGACCGAAGTAGTTCTGCGGGATTACCTTATTTCCACGATTCGGCAGTTTGGACAGGATAATCCGACGGTGTCTCAAGACGTTGATATTGTGCTTGGTGATATTCTGGCGGAAGTAGACGAGCCGATAGAGGTGAGTATCGATCCCATCCTGATGAAGCAGGTTTTTCGCAATCTTTTTGCCAACGCGATCGAGTCTTTTTCAGGCAACGGTTGTATTGAGATCAATGTTGAATATCTCCTTCAGGATGAAGGAGTGCGGCAATGGGGGGAGAAGCTGTTATTAGAGTCGGATGAAGGCGTTGTTGTGATCAATATTGCCGACGATGGCCCGGGGATTGAGAAAGACAATTTGGAGAAGATATTTGCACCATTTTTCACTACGCGAATGGATGGGAATGGACTTGGGCTGGCAATGGTCTGGAAGATAATGAAGGCGCACGGAGGAAATATTGTGGCAGAGAACCGGGACAGCGGAGGGGCTGTCTTTCGGTTGCTGCTACCTTTCAGGACGAATACTGATAACATGGAGCACAGAGCATGA
- a CDS encoding chemotaxis response regulator protein-glutamate methylesterase has protein sequence MTVKLQQIRILVVDDSAFMRKAISMMLESDPAIKVVGTARDGEEGIQKVRHLKPDLVTMDIEMPRMDGLTALREIMAKHPVPVMMISSLTTDGARATLDALEMGAVDFIPKELSYVSLDIVKIREELVAKIKNIVKRKSLLMARFRGTRSAGRMKTSPGRSGVPRKSVSVVKTIRKRNHQVGIIAIGSSTGGPPALAEVIPRLPRNLPAGIVIAQHMPPKFTKSLAERLNGLSELHVKEAADGDPVEAGTVLIAPGGQQMTVNKAGAKAYVRVSSEPSDTLYKPCVDVMLDSVAASYHRAILGVILTGMGSNGVTGLRKVKSGGGVIIAQDEPTCIVYGMPRAAAEAGVCDHIVPIEQVAQEIVSYF, from the coding sequence ATGACAGTTAAATTACAACAGATTCGCATCCTCGTCGTAGATGACTCCGCCTTTATGCGCAAAGCGATCTCTATGATGTTGGAGTCCGACCCCGCGATCAAGGTCGTCGGCACTGCTCGAGATGGTGAAGAGGGTATCCAGAAAGTCCGTCATCTCAAGCCGGATTTGGTCACCATGGATATTGAGATGCCGCGCATGGATGGTCTGACCGCTCTCCGTGAAATCATGGCTAAGCATCCCGTCCCGGTGATGATGATTTCATCACTGACCACCGATGGCGCTCGGGCTACACTTGACGCCCTCGAAATGGGGGCGGTCGATTTTATTCCCAAGGAACTTTCCTACGTCAGTCTTGATATTGTCAAGATCAGGGAAGAACTGGTGGCCAAGATCAAGAATATTGTCAAGCGCAAATCGCTGCTGATGGCTCGCTTCCGAGGAACCCGATCAGCCGGGCGCATGAAAACGTCGCCGGGCAGGAGTGGAGTTCCCAGAAAATCTGTCTCGGTTGTCAAAACTATACGAAAGCGTAACCATCAGGTAGGTATAATAGCAATTGGTTCCTCTACAGGTGGACCGCCAGCTCTGGCTGAAGTCATTCCTCGGTTGCCACGCAATCTTCCGGCCGGAATCGTGATTGCGCAACACATGCCGCCCAAGTTTACGAAATCATTAGCGGAGCGTCTTAATGGGCTTTCAGAATTGCACGTCAAAGAAGCTGCTGACGGCGATCCGGTGGAAGCTGGTACAGTGCTTATAGCCCCGGGCGGTCAACAAATGACCGTGAACAAAGCTGGTGCCAAGGCTTACGTTAGAGTCTCATCAGAACCTTCGGATACATTATACAAGCCGTGCGTCGATGTCATGCTGGACTCAGTGGCGGCGTCTTATCACCGCGCTATCCTTGGCGTGATTCTAACCGGTATGGGCAGCAATGGTGTTACTGGACTGCGTAAAGTGAAATCAGGCGGTGGTGTCATCATCGCTCAGGATGAACCAACCTGTATTGTCTACGGAATGCCCCGCGCGGCTGCCGAGGCTGGTGTTTGCGATCATATTGTACCGATTGAGCAGGTCGCGCAGGAAATCGTATCCTACTTCTAA
- a CDS encoding chemotaxis protein CheA translates to MKEIIDDFLVEADELIASLDTNLVKLETTPDDLDLLNEIFRAAHTIKGTSSFLGFEQVTSLTHKMEDILNKLRKSEMVVTPEVMDILLESLDILKVLLENVREGNSEELDLTDVTKRLIVIMEGGTDGNADSLTMSPEDAAPDAPTFEIPEESTTAEAVAPPNFDTEPAFVAETQEAVAVLEVPTKSAPSAPAKSSGKPSPSKPSRKSGDQTIRVDVGRVDTLMNMMGELVLGRNSMQQSLGILNRDHEGDQNFEGINNAATAINFITTELQMAVMKMRMQPIGKVFGRFPRLVRDLSRDSGKQIELKISGESTELDRSVIEEIGDPLVHIIRNSCDHGLESAEDRVAAGKPAKGSVHLEACQEGSHIIIKITDDGRGFALQAIKDKAIERGLTTEDALARMSEREIVRYVFEAGFSTAKVVTDVSGRGVGMDVVRSNIEKLNGLIELDTKEGKGSSITIKLPLTLAIIQGLLVESDDEVFILPLASVLETVKTEQAEVFYINKRPVLRLRDEIIPIINLAEILRANSHGFIMTEKPYIVIVGLAEKKLGIIVDRFLGQEEVVIKSLGNYLGATEGVAGATILGDGRIRLIVDIAGMFSVARKIS, encoded by the coding sequence ATGAAGGAAATCATTGATGATTTCCTGGTTGAAGCAGACGAACTCATCGCATCACTGGACACGAACCTCGTCAAGCTCGAGACTACTCCCGACGACCTTGATTTGCTCAACGAGATATTCCGGGCAGCACACACGATAAAAGGAACATCCAGTTTCCTTGGGTTTGAGCAGGTTACTTCACTGACCCACAAGATGGAAGATATTCTTAATAAGCTTCGTAAGTCCGAGATGGTCGTTACTCCGGAAGTAATGGACATCCTGCTCGAATCGCTCGATATATTGAAGGTGCTCCTTGAAAACGTTCGCGAAGGCAACAGCGAAGAACTTGATCTTACCGATGTTACTAAGCGTCTGATCGTAATAATGGAGGGTGGCACTGACGGCAACGCTGATTCGTTGACAATGAGTCCCGAAGATGCAGCTCCCGATGCGCCCACCTTCGAAATACCTGAGGAATCCACAACCGCTGAAGCTGTTGCCCCGCCAAACTTCGACACGGAGCCGGCGTTTGTAGCAGAAACACAGGAAGCGGTAGCAGTTTTGGAGGTGCCAACCAAGTCGGCCCCTTCAGCACCGGCCAAGAGCTCCGGTAAACCCTCTCCTTCTAAACCGTCCCGGAAGTCAGGCGATCAGACGATTCGAGTTGATGTCGGGCGAGTGGATACGCTGATGAATATGATGGGTGAACTGGTACTGGGTCGCAATAGCATGCAACAGTCCCTCGGGATACTGAACCGGGATCATGAGGGAGACCAAAATTTTGAGGGTATCAACAATGCGGCGACCGCGATCAACTTCATTACGACTGAATTGCAAATGGCCGTGATGAAGATGCGTATGCAACCCATTGGCAAAGTGTTTGGTCGTTTTCCGCGTTTGGTGCGAGATCTCTCCCGCGATTCCGGCAAGCAAATCGAACTGAAGATATCCGGCGAAAGTACTGAACTCGATCGCAGTGTGATTGAAGAGATTGGCGACCCACTGGTTCATATTATTCGCAATTCCTGTGACCATGGCCTCGAATCTGCCGAGGATCGTGTCGCGGCCGGAAAACCGGCCAAAGGATCGGTACATCTTGAGGCCTGCCAGGAAGGGTCTCATATCATTATCAAGATTACCGATGACGGTCGTGGGTTTGCTCTGCAGGCAATCAAGGACAAAGCTATCGAACGCGGATTGACTACTGAGGACGCTCTGGCCAGGATGTCTGAGCGTGAAATTGTCAGGTATGTTTTCGAGGCAGGTTTCTCAACGGCCAAAGTGGTGACTGATGTTTCCGGTCGGGGCGTGGGAATGGATGTCGTGCGTTCCAATATCGAGAAACTAAATGGATTGATCGAGCTTGATACGAAGGAGGGCAAGGGTTCTTCGATTACGATCAAGCTGCCGCTAACACTGGCTATCATTCAGGGCCTGTTGGTGGAGAGTGATGACGAAGTATTCATCCTGCCGTTGGCGTCGGTGTTGGAGACAGTTAAGACCGAGCAGGCCGAAGTGTTCTACATTAACAAACGGCCCGTTCTGCGGCTGCGAGACGAGATCATACCGATCATCAATTTGGCCGAGATCCTCCGCGCCAATTCCCACGGGTTCATTATGACAGAGAAACCGTACATTGTCATTGTGGGCTTGGCTGAGAAGAAACTCGGAATCATAGTAGATCGTTTCCTGGGTCAGGAAGAGGTGGTCATCAAGTCGTTGGGCAACTACCTCGGGGCAACAGAGGGAGTGGCAGGTGCGACGATCCTTGGCGACGGACGCATTCGGCTCATTGTAGATATTGCCGGGATGTTCAGCGTGGCCAGAAAGATAAGCTAA
- a CDS encoding protein phosphatase CheZ — protein sequence MAISEKLYQKMQSEVVALASSITEVVDKFRQLQNPLAESRETVPRATEQLDKISEQTEAAAHQMLDKVEGISQREEEVIQGLKAIKVKVVDGDLGDFAPSVDALIKKVQTNYEDAFLIMDALQFQDITAQQMNHAASLLESLETRLNSIVSVIQGSNDVAEATVEHKERVFDPNAEFTNTKTTQADIDSLFSGK from the coding sequence ATGGCTATCAGTGAAAAACTATATCAGAAGATGCAGTCTGAAGTTGTCGCACTTGCGTCTTCAATCACCGAAGTTGTTGACAAGTTCCGGCAGCTACAGAATCCGTTGGCAGAATCCAGGGAGACCGTTCCCCGGGCGACTGAACAGCTCGACAAGATCAGCGAACAGACAGAAGCAGCTGCTCATCAGATGCTCGATAAGGTTGAAGGTATTTCCCAGCGAGAGGAAGAGGTGATTCAGGGTCTGAAGGCCATCAAGGTGAAAGTGGTAGACGGCGATCTAGGCGACTTTGCTCCATCTGTGGATGCTTTGATCAAGAAGGTTCAGACGAACTACGAGGATGCCTTTCTGATTATGGATGCGCTTCAGTTTCAGGATATCACAGCTCAGCAAATGAATCATGCGGCAAGTTTACTTGAGAGCCTTGAGACTCGTTTGAACTCAATCGTCAGTGTCATTCAAGGTTCCAATGATGTGGCTGAAGCGACAGTCGAACATAAGGAACGAGTGTTTGATCCGAATGCTGAGTTTACCAACACTAAGACAACCCAGGCGGACATAGACTCGCTCTTCTCCGGCAAGTAA
- a CDS encoding response regulator, which translates to MKILAVDDSPTMRRIIINTLKRAGYADVVEAGDGKDALAKLKVEDVNFIITDWNMPEMDGLTFVTTVRGMDKYKTLPILMVTTRSVKDDIVEALKAGVNNYIVKPFTPDTLKEKIEQVLKA; encoded by the coding sequence CTGAAAATCCTCGCAGTCGATGACAGTCCGACCATGCGCCGCATCATCATCAATACGCTCAAAAGAGCGGGCTATGCTGATGTGGTGGAGGCTGGCGACGGTAAAGATGCCCTTGCAAAACTGAAAGTTGAAGACGTAAACTTCATCATCACGGACTGGAATATGCCCGAGATGGACGGCCTGACCTTTGTCACAACCGTGAGGGGTATGGATAAGTATAAGACTCTGCCGATCCTGATGGTTACGACCCGGTCGGTTAAGGATGACATCGTCGAAGCGCTCAAAGCTGGCGTCAACAACTATATCGTAAAACCATTCACCCCGGACACGCTCAAAGAAAAAATTGAGCAGGTTCTTAAAGCCTGA
- a CDS encoding response regulator produces the protein MAQTILVVDDSTTVVKFVSFSLKNKGYNVLTAGDGMEAIETISGAQEEIALVITDLNMPNLDGYSLIHTLRESEEHAQTPIIILSSEDSEEDRVRGLEVGASSYLVKPFKSSLLLDEVSKHLK, from the coding sequence ATGGCACAGACAATCCTTGTTGTTGATGATTCTACGACTGTTGTGAAGTTCGTCTCGTTCTCTCTGAAGAACAAGGGCTACAATGTCCTGACGGCAGGCGACGGTATGGAGGCAATTGAGACAATATCAGGGGCTCAAGAAGAGATCGCGTTGGTTATAACTGATCTCAATATGCCCAATCTGGACGGGTATAGTCTCATCCACACATTAAGGGAGAGCGAGGAGCACGCCCAGACACCGATAATAATACTCTCGTCTGAAGACTCGGAAGAGGACCGTGTGCGTGGTTTGGAGGTAGGTGCAAGTTCGTACTTGGTCAAACCATTCAAGTCATCTCTGTTACTGGACGAAGTATCCAAGCATTTGAAATGA